The Rhodospirillaceae bacterium genome has a window encoding:
- a CDS encoding branched-chain amino acid aminotransferase → MSTPPFHDRDGLIWLNGALIPWRDANVHVLTHGLHYASCVFEGERVYSGEIFKLTEHTERLHKSASLLDFEIPWSVAEINDACRTVVEKQGIVDGYVRPVAWRGSEMMGVSAQQTRTNLAIAAWEWPAYFTPEARLQGIRMTVAKYRRPDPSTAPTDSKAAGLYMICTLSKHAAEAAGYNDALMLDWRGQVAEATGANIFLVQKGVLHTPTPDCFLDGITRRTVMGLARKRGYEIVERAIMPEEFAHTDEVFLTGTAVEVTPVREIDDYRFNVGEITRALVGDYDALVNRSDDMAAAARASAA, encoded by the coding sequence ATGTCCACGCCGCCGTTTCACGACCGCGACGGCCTGATCTGGCTCAACGGCGCGCTGATCCCCTGGCGCGATGCCAACGTGCATGTGCTGACCCACGGTTTGCACTATGCCAGTTGCGTCTTTGAAGGCGAGCGTGTCTACAGCGGCGAAATATTCAAGCTGACCGAGCATACCGAACGGCTGCACAAGTCCGCCAGCCTGCTCGACTTCGAAATCCCCTGGTCGGTGGCAGAAATCAACGATGCCTGCCGCACGGTCGTGGAAAAGCAGGGCATCGTCGACGGCTATGTCCGCCCGGTCGCCTGGCGCGGGTCGGAGATGATGGGCGTCTCGGCCCAGCAGACCAGGACCAATCTCGCGATCGCGGCCTGGGAATGGCCGGCCTATTTCACGCCGGAAGCCCGCCTGCAGGGCATCCGCATGACGGTCGCAAAGTATCGCCGGCCGGATCCGTCGACCGCGCCGACCGACAGCAAGGCCGCCGGCCTTTACATGATCTGCACGCTTTCGAAGCACGCCGCCGAGGCCGCGGGCTACAACGACGCGCTGATGCTCGACTGGCGCGGCCAGGTCGCCGAGGCGACGGGCGCCAACATTTTCCTGGTGCAGAAGGGCGTGCTGCACACGCCGACCCCCGACTGCTTCCTGGACGGGATCACGCGCCGCACCGTCATGGGGCTGGCCCGCAAGCGCGGCTACGAGATCGTCGAACGCGCGATCATGCCGGAAGAATTCGCGCACACCGACGAAGTGTTCCTGACCGGCACCGCCGTGGAGGTGACGCCGGTGCGCGAGATCGACGACTACCGGTTCAATGTCGGCGAGATCACCCGCGCCCTGGTCGGCGACTACGACGCGTTGGTCAACCGGAGCGACGACATGGCCGCAGCGGCCCGGGCGAGCGCGGCCTGA
- a CDS encoding ATP-binding protein: MPLSEDRSLSPLRRFLPRSLLGRSLLILGVPIIAVQLISLWFFYDRHVQNVSRRMAQNLAHNIQLTVNHMRYFPAVKDRAWILSALRSGQGMRVTFHKDRTLEGLESRNMGGQVGREVMRQFRRILAEDFVIDGDHDDRHIRIQVTAPGGALDIIATKKKIRPITTELYVAWSIGAAVVLLIIGGLFMLNQVRPIRELAAAADQFGKGRDVPDFKPWGATEVRQAATAFLIMRERLRRQIDQRTEMLAGVSHDLRTPITRLKLGLALEPDSPETAALRSDVDEMERMVEEYLAFARGEGLEQAVEANVNLLVRDVVARARDDGARIELALPSSLKATVRPNGFKRALTNIVRNAERFASEIRIGASRRAAMIVIFVDDNGPGIPENERDNAFKAFHRLDDARNRDGGGAGLGLTIARDILRGHGGDVILAESPMGGLRAVLRFPV; encoded by the coding sequence ATGCCATTATCCGAAGACCGATCCCTGTCGCCGCTGCGCCGTTTTCTGCCGCGAAGCCTGCTCGGCCGATCCCTGCTGATCCTCGGAGTGCCGATCATCGCGGTGCAGCTCATCTCGCTCTGGTTCTTCTACGATCGCCACGTCCAGAACGTGTCGCGGCGCATGGCGCAAAATCTCGCCCACAATATCCAGCTGACTGTCAACCACATGCGGTATTTCCCGGCAGTGAAGGACCGGGCATGGATCCTGTCCGCGCTGCGGTCCGGCCAGGGCATGCGCGTCACCTTCCATAAGGATCGGACGCTCGAAGGCCTCGAGAGCCGGAATATGGGCGGGCAGGTGGGGCGCGAAGTGATGCGCCAGTTCCGCAGGATTCTGGCGGAGGACTTCGTTATCGACGGAGACCATGACGACCGCCACATCCGCATCCAGGTCACCGCGCCGGGCGGGGCCCTGGACATCATCGCGACGAAGAAAAAGATCCGGCCCATCACAACCGAGCTCTATGTCGCCTGGTCGATCGGCGCCGCCGTGGTGCTGCTCATCATCGGCGGGCTGTTCATGCTCAACCAGGTGCGCCCGATCCGCGAACTTGCGGCAGCAGCGGACCAGTTCGGCAAGGGACGGGATGTGCCCGATTTCAAACCCTGGGGCGCCACCGAGGTGCGCCAGGCGGCGACCGCCTTCCTGATCATGCGCGAACGGCTCAGACGCCAGATCGACCAGCGGACGGAAATGCTGGCCGGCGTGTCGCACGATCTGCGGACGCCGATCACCCGCCTGAAGCTCGGCCTCGCCCTTGAGCCGGACAGTCCCGAAACCGCCGCTCTGCGCAGCGACGTCGACGAGATGGAACGCATGGTCGAGGAATATCTCGCATTCGCCCGCGGCGAGGGGCTGGAGCAGGCCGTCGAGGCGAATGTCAACCTGCTGGTCCGCGATGTGGTCGCCAGGGCAAGGGACGACGGCGCCCGCATCGAACTGGCGCTGCCGTCCAGCCTGAAAGCCACGGTGCGGCCGAACGGCTTCAAGCGCGCTCTGACCAATATCGTGCGCAATGCCGAGCGCTTCGCCAGCGAAATCAGGATCGGCGCCAGCCGGCGCGCCGCCATGATCGTGATTTTCGTGGACGACAACGGCCCCGGCATTCCCGAGAACGAGCGGGACAACGCCTTCAAGGCCTTTCACCGCCTCGACGACGCGCGCAACCGGGACGGCGGCGGCGCCGGCCTGGGGCTGACGATCGCGCGGGATATCCTGCGCGGCCACGGCGGCGACGTTATCCTGGCCGAATCGCCGATGGGCGGGCTGCGCGCCGTGCTGCGCTTTCCGGTGTAG
- a CDS encoding TauD/TfdA family dioxygenase, with the protein MTVEIWPVTESFAAEVGDADLSKPLSAADWRTIEDAFHQFAVLIFPDQRMTQEQHVDFARRFGPIDPSMIVDLDGVKPRVLTDIADVSNLMPDGAIWSADSRLRGFQAGNQLWHTDSSFKEVPAKASLLFMRAIPPVGGQTEFADMRAAWDALPDDLKAQVEGRIARHAIAYSRARQGFEMSEDENTALPAVPQAMVRHHGYSGRTGLYLASHAGRIDGMADDAAAELLQRLMDHATRRRFVYSHRWRAGDLVMWDNRCTMHRGLPYDDLRWPRDAQRATVLDVAPTWEQEGLTPGAMAVAAE; encoded by the coding sequence ATGACGGTTGAAATCTGGCCGGTAACCGAGAGCTTTGCCGCCGAAGTCGGCGACGCCGACCTGTCGAAGCCGTTGTCGGCGGCGGACTGGCGGACCATCGAAGACGCCTTCCATCAATTCGCCGTACTGATCTTTCCCGACCAGCGGATGACCCAGGAGCAGCATGTCGATTTCGCCCGGCGCTTCGGGCCGATCGACCCGTCGATGATCGTCGATCTCGACGGCGTCAAGCCGCGGGTGCTGACCGACATCGCCGACGTCTCGAACCTGATGCCGGACGGCGCGATCTGGAGCGCGGACAGCCGCCTGCGCGGCTTCCAGGCGGGCAACCAGCTCTGGCACACCGACAGTTCCTTCAAGGAAGTGCCGGCCAAGGCTTCGCTCCTGTTCATGCGCGCGATACCGCCGGTCGGCGGCCAGACCGAGTTCGCCGACATGCGCGCGGCGTGGGACGCCCTGCCCGACGACCTGAAAGCGCAGGTCGAGGGCCGCATCGCGCGCCACGCCATCGCCTATTCCCGGGCGCGCCAGGGCTTCGAGATGTCCGAGGACGAGAATACCGCCCTGCCGGCGGTGCCGCAGGCGATGGTCCGCCATCACGGGTACAGCGGCCGCACGGGCCTTTATCTGGCGTCCCACGCCGGGCGGATCGACGGCATGGCGGACGACGCGGCGGCCGAATTGCTGCAGCGGCTGATGGATCACGCCACCCGGCGTCGGTTCGTTTACAGCCACCGCTGGCGGGCCGGCGACCTCGTCATGTGGGACAACCGCTGCACCATGCACCGCGGCCTGCCCTACGACGACCTGCGCTGGCCGCGCGACGCCCAGCGCGCAACCGTGCTCGATGTCGCCCCGACCTGGGAACAGGAGGGCCTGACGCCCGGCGCGATGGCGGTTGCCGCCGAGTAG
- a CDS encoding response regulator transcription factor — MEDSDAHILVVDDDRRLRDLLQRFLADNGFMVDVAADAAEARRKLESFAFDLLIVDVMMPGESGLSLTEGLRRASSVPILMLSAMGEAEDRIAGLERGADDYLPKPFEPRELLLRIGTALRRQRTDSANIPRTLAFGPCLFDMRRLELTRAGARVRLTETEARVLKVLAVRAGEPVARDTLTEEGELEGSARAIDVLITRLRRKVEPDPRDPRYLQTVRGKGYALMPD; from the coding sequence ATGGAAGACAGCGACGCCCATATTCTGGTCGTGGACGACGACCGGCGCCTGCGCGATCTGCTGCAGCGCTTCCTTGCGGATAACGGCTTCATGGTCGACGTGGCGGCCGATGCCGCGGAGGCCCGGCGCAAGCTCGAATCCTTCGCGTTCGACCTGTTGATCGTCGATGTGATGATGCCGGGCGAATCGGGCCTGTCGCTCACCGAGGGCCTGCGCCGGGCCTCGTCGGTGCCGATCCTGATGCTGAGCGCGATGGGCGAGGCCGAGGACCGGATCGCCGGGCTGGAGCGCGGCGCCGACGACTATCTGCCCAAGCCCTTCGAGCCGCGCGAACTGCTGCTGCGCATCGGGACGGCACTGCGGCGGCAACGGACGGATTCGGCCAATATCCCGCGCACCCTGGCCTTCGGGCCGTGCCTGTTCGACATGCGCCGGCTCGAATTGACGCGCGCCGGCGCCCGGGTCCGGTTGACCGAGACCGAAGCGCGGGTGCTCAAGGTTCTGGCCGTACGGGCGGGCGAGCCGGTCGCGCGGGACACCCTGACCGAGGAAGGCGAACTGGAAGGCAGCGCACGGGCGATCGACGTTCTGATCACCCGGCTGCGCCGCAAGGTGGAGCCCGATCCCCGGGATCCGCGCTATCTTCAAACAGTGCGCGGCAAGGGCTATGCCCTGATGCCGGACTGA